The Rhodococcus antarcticus DNA segment CGTCCTGTTCCTGTCGGTCCCGCGTCCTAGCGTCGCCACCGACCGCACCACCAGGTACGTGCAGCACCCGGCACGACCACCACCCACGAGGAGACGACGATGGCGGCAGCACCGGATCGCGACAAGGCGCTCGAGCTGGCGATGGCCCAGATCGACAAGAACTTCGGCAAGGGCTCGGTGATGCGCCTGGGCGACGAGGCCCGGGTCCCCATCGCCGTCATCCCCACCGGCTCGATCGCGCTGGACGTCGCGCTGGGCATCGGCGGGCTGCCGCGGGGGCGCGTCGTGGAGATCTACGGCCCGGAGTCCTCGGGCAAGACCACCATCGCGCTGCACGCCGTGGCAGAGGCGCAGAAGGCCGGCGGCATCGCCGCCTTCATCGACGCCGAGCACGCGCTGGACCCGGACTACGCCCAGAAGCTGGGTGTGGACACCGACGCGCTGCTGGTCTCGCAGCCGGACACCGGTGAGCAGGCGCTGGAGATCGCGGACATGCTCATCCGCTCGGGGGCGCTGGACATCCTCGTGATCGACTCCGTCGCCGCCCTGGTGCCCCGCGCGGAGATCGAGGGCGAGATGGGCGACAGCCACGTCGGCCTGCAGGCCCGGCTGATGAGCCAGGCCCTGCGCAAGATGACCGGCGCCATGAGCAACTCGGGCACCACGGTCATCTTCATCAACCAGCTGCGCGAGAAGATCGGCGTCATGTTCGGCTCGCCGGAGACCACCACGGGCGGCAAGGCGCTCAAGTTCTACGCCTCCGTCCGCCTGGACATCCGCCGCATCGAGACGCTCAAGGACGGCACCGACGCGGTCGGCAACCGGACCCGCGTCAAGGTCGTCAAGAACAAGGTGGCCCCGCCCTTCAAGCAGGCGGAGTTCGACATCCTCTACGGCCACGGCGTGAGCAAGGAGGGTTCGCTCATCGACATGGGTGTGGACCACGGCTTCGTCCGCAAGTCCGGCGCCTGGTACACCTACGGCGGCGACCAGCTGGGCCAGGGCAAGGAGAACGCCCGCAAGTTCCTGCTGGAGAACCCCGACGTGGGTGTCGAGATCGAGAAGAAGATCAAGGAGAAGCTCGGCATCGGAGCCGTGCTCACCGCGGACGACGTCGAGCCGGTCCCCGCACCCGTCGACTTCTGAGCCGGTCGGACGTGGCCTCCTCCGGTCAGCGGGGCCGTGCCCGCTCCACCTCAGGCGCTCCTGCCGACCGGTCCGCGACGAGCGCGCCCTCCGCCTCCGTGCCGCCCACTGCGGCCGAGGCGGAGGGCGCGGCCCGTGAGGCGTGCCTCCGGTTGCTGACCAGCCGTCCGCGCAGCCGCCACGAGCTCGCCCAGCGGCTGCGGGACAAGGGCATCGAGCCCGAGGTCGCGGAGCGGGTGCTCGACCGCATGGAACAGGTCGAGCTGGTCGACGACGCTGCCTTCGCCCGGGCGTGGGTGCACTCGCGGCACACGTACTCGGGCCGGGGTCGCCGTGCGCTGGCGATGGAGCTGCGGACCAAGGGCGTGGCTGCCCACCACGCCGACGCCGCCCTGGCCCAGGTGGACGACGAGGCGGAGACCGAGCGCGCCCGCGAGCTCGTGCGCCGCAGGCTCCGCCGGCTCACCGTGCCCTCGGACGAACGCGAGCGCGCCGTGGTGGTTCACAGGCTCGTCGGTGTCCTCGCGCGGCGCGGCTACGGCCAGGGACTGGCGTTCGGCGTGGTCCGCGACGAGCTCGCCGCCGCGGGGACGGACGTGGAGGGGCTCGACCCGGACGCCTGAGCGGCGTCGGTGCCGCTCAGACGGTGGCTGTGCCCGTCGCTCCGTCCACGATGGGCACCCGGCCGCTGGCGCTGCTGCGGGACGAGCGGCGCTGCACGTACTCGGCGAGCTTGCCCAGCGTGTAGTTGATGAGGATGTAGATGATCCCGATGACCACGTACACCTGGATGGGGTTCCCGAGGTTCTGGATGAGCAGCCCGCCCTGCTTGAGCAGCTCGATGTAGCCCCCGATGAGGCTGATCAGCGAGGTGTCCTTCAGCACGACGATGAGCTGGCTGATCAGCGAGGGCAGCATCACGCGGAAGGCCTGGGGCAGCAGGATCGAGCGCATCGCCTGCTGGTTGGTCAGGCCGACCGCCAGAGCGGCCTCGCGCTGACCCCTGGGCAGCGAGACGACGCCGGCACGGACGATCTCGGCGATGATCACGCA contains these protein-coding regions:
- the recA gene encoding recombinase RecA, whose translation is MAAAPDRDKALELAMAQIDKNFGKGSVMRLGDEARVPIAVIPTGSIALDVALGIGGLPRGRVVEIYGPESSGKTTIALHAVAEAQKAGGIAAFIDAEHALDPDYAQKLGVDTDALLVSQPDTGEQALEIADMLIRSGALDILVIDSVAALVPRAEIEGEMGDSHVGLQARLMSQALRKMTGAMSNSGTTVIFINQLREKIGVMFGSPETTTGGKALKFYASVRLDIRRIETLKDGTDAVGNRTRVKVVKNKVAPPFKQAEFDILYGHGVSKEGSLIDMGVDHGFVRKSGAWYTYGGDQLGQGKENARKFLLENPDVGVEIEKKIKEKLGIGAVLTADDVEPVPAPVDF
- a CDS encoding regulatory protein RecX, with the translated sequence MPPTAAEAEGAAREACLRLLTSRPRSRHELAQRLRDKGIEPEVAERVLDRMEQVELVDDAAFARAWVHSRHTYSGRGRRALAMELRTKGVAAHHADAALAQVDDEAETERARELVRRRLRRLTVPSDERERAVVVHRLVGVLARRGYGQGLAFGVVRDELAAAGTDVEGLDPDA